Proteins found in one Acidobacteriota bacterium genomic segment:
- a CDS encoding sigma-70 family RNA polymerase sigma factor has product MEWSQAANLVSFDDWTDDGLVERIGGGDEAALDAFLGRYRSFVLQFLRRLVGEGGVAEEVFQEVAWQVWRTADTFEPRRATARGWLLLIARSRALDALRSGTARGRREEALQRDELRRPSPPEPIRALFERETADLLEAALAELPAAQEEVIRLAFFGDLSHRQVAERLALPLGTVKSRILFGLRRLRTSLLAERGRLAEVS; this is encoded by the coding sequence ATGGAGTGGTCCCAAGCTGCGAATCTGGTTTCTTTCGACGACTGGACGGACGATGGTCTCGTCGAGCGCATCGGCGGCGGCGACGAGGCCGCCCTCGACGCCTTCCTCGGCCGGTATCGTTCTTTCGTCTTGCAGTTCTTGCGTCGCCTGGTGGGAGAGGGCGGCGTCGCCGAAGAGGTTTTTCAAGAGGTCGCCTGGCAGGTCTGGCGCACCGCCGACACCTTCGAGCCCCGCCGCGCCACGGCGCGCGGCTGGCTTTTGCTGATCGCCCGTTCGCGGGCCCTCGATGCCCTGCGCTCGGGCACCGCCCGGGGGCGTCGCGAAGAGGCTCTCCAGCGCGACGAGCTGCGCCGGCCGAGTCCGCCGGAGCCGATTCGGGCGCTCTTCGAGCGCGAGACCGCCGACCTCCTCGAGGCCGCCCTTGCAGAGCTGCCGGCGGCGCAGGAAGAGGTCATTCGCTTGGCCTTCTTCGGCGACCTTTCCCACCGCCAAGTCGCCGAACGCCTCGCGCTGCCGTTGGGGACCGTGAAGAGCCGCATCCTGTTCGGCCTGCGGCGGTTGCGGACCAGCCTCCTAGCCGAGCGTGGTCGTCTGGCGGAGGTGTCCTAG
- a CDS encoding MMPL family transporter translates to MSWRLASALLILGQLVLAAWAATRLPELRIRVLDEEFLPASSPVLAVDAENRARFGSDERFFLAFEGLDSRFGDDLWLSDFRRFRGFLLERRNLQTLMLDRVDRARLRHAPAGPETFVLDQPSADWLRAARHQARSFRHLSVSASEQAGFLEFPALSATGVSTLVERIEQARERLEAETGRRYRVRLLGRQIVLNGLGQAIFEDLRTLLPWCFAVLVVVLALCLRSVILALLAMVEVGLAVVSTLALQQVLGFDISLMTALVPVLVTTLGVADEVHLVGELFHERELRPAAGRPAWVAGAVGRVFFPVTATTLTTVIGLLSFFATDIPALRAFGLVAGLGVFLSWFFTLTFVPAMLLWLPWGRGPRWAREGRGLTLPRGSLPVILGLAVLWVPWGLARLAVDDGWTRNFAPDHPIVRDVRWFQRESTGLYPFDIVLARQDGRRWTEPAALRQLDHWRQRLQADPAFGVGFSMADLLRDRGWELAGPTTARPQIPDDPAAVRHWLGTFRLFNEEVFVRSFLTADERVTRLILFSAGDDYATTTRARQTIDRLFADFPGTISIGGSAERGRTLIAAVVSTQGRSILAALALSIAALGLASGRWRRSLLCVIATAAALAATLALAGWGGLELGVASSCFLALGFGVGLDYAIHLAFTDARGRLGAVRLRVAVNVLVVGAGLAVLMLSANPTIAKLGVLLVASMVTAGLAALATFGGD, encoded by the coding sequence ATGAGCTGGCGGCTGGCGTCGGCGCTCCTGATTCTCGGTCAGCTCGTTCTGGCCGCCTGGGCGGCGACCCGACTGCCGGAGCTGCGCATCCGGGTGCTCGATGAAGAGTTTCTGCCGGCGAGCTCGCCGGTGCTGGCGGTCGACGCCGAGAACCGCGCCCGTTTCGGTTCCGACGAGCGCTTCTTCCTCGCCTTCGAAGGCCTCGACTCGAGGTTCGGGGACGACCTCTGGCTGAGCGACTTTCGCCGCTTCCGCGGCTTTCTCCTCGAGCGCCGTAATCTGCAGACACTGATGCTCGATCGCGTCGACCGCGCCCGGCTGCGCCATGCTCCGGCGGGGCCTGAGACCTTTGTTCTCGACCAGCCGAGCGCCGACTGGCTGAGGGCCGCTCGCCATCAGGCGCGCAGCTTCCGGCACCTTTCGGTGAGCGCCTCGGAGCAGGCCGGTTTTCTCGAGTTCCCGGCCCTGTCGGCCACCGGCGTGAGCACCCTGGTGGAGCGCATCGAGCAGGCTCGGGAGCGCCTCGAGGCGGAGACCGGTCGCCGCTATCGGGTGCGGTTGCTCGGCCGCCAGATCGTGCTCAATGGCCTCGGCCAGGCCATTTTCGAGGACCTGCGCACCCTTCTGCCGTGGTGCTTCGCCGTTCTGGTGGTGGTGCTCGCCCTCTGTCTCCGGTCCGTGATCCTGGCGCTGTTGGCGATGGTGGAGGTCGGGCTGGCGGTGGTCTCGACCTTGGCCTTGCAGCAGGTCCTGGGTTTCGACATCTCGTTGATGACCGCGCTGGTACCGGTGCTGGTGACCACCCTCGGCGTCGCCGACGAGGTCCATTTGGTGGGGGAGCTCTTCCACGAGCGCGAGCTGCGGCCCGCCGCCGGTCGTCCCGCTTGGGTGGCCGGGGCCGTCGGACGGGTGTTCTTTCCGGTCACCGCGACCACCTTGACCACCGTCATCGGCCTGCTGTCCTTCTTCGCCACCGACATTCCGGCCCTGCGGGCCTTTGGCCTGGTCGCCGGCCTGGGGGTTTTCTTGTCTTGGTTCTTCACCCTCACCTTCGTGCCGGCGATGCTGCTGTGGCTGCCCTGGGGGCGCGGGCCGCGCTGGGCGCGGGAGGGGCGCGGTCTGACCTTGCCGCGGGGCAGTTTGCCGGTGATCCTGGGACTTGCCGTGCTGTGGGTACCCTGGGGGCTGGCGCGCCTGGCGGTGGACGATGGCTGGACCCGCAACTTCGCTCCCGACCACCCGATCGTCCGGGACGTGCGCTGGTTCCAGCGCGAGTCGACCGGGCTCTATCCCTTCGACATCGTTCTCGCGCGCCAGGACGGCCGCCGCTGGACCGAGCCTGCGGCCTTACGCCAGCTCGATCACTGGCGCCAGCGACTGCAGGCGGATCCCGCCTTCGGGGTCGGCTTTTCGATGGCGGACCTGTTGCGTGATCGCGGCTGGGAGCTCGCCGGCCCGACGACCGCTCGCCCCCAGATTCCCGATGACCCCGCCGCCGTGCGCCATTGGCTGGGTACCTTCCGGCTGTTCAACGAAGAAGTCTTCGTGCGCTCCTTCCTCACCGCCGATGAGCGCGTCACCCGCCTCATTCTGTTCAGTGCCGGCGACGACTACGCCACCACCACGCGGGCCCGGCAGACCATCGACCGGTTGTTCGCCGACTTTCCGGGAACCATCTCGATCGGCGGCAGCGCCGAACGGGGTCGTACCCTGATCGCGGCGGTGGTTTCGACTCAGGGGCGCTCGATTCTGGCGGCCTTGGCGCTTTCGATCGCCGCCCTCGGTCTGGCTTCAGGACGCTGGCGGCGCTCCCTGCTGTGCGTCATCGCCACCGCGGCGGCGCTGGCGGCCACCCTCGCCCTGGCGGGATGGGGCGGTCTCGAGCTCGGCGTCGCGTCGTCCTGCTTCCTCGCCCTCGGATTCGGGGTCGGCCTCGACTACGCCATCCACCTGGCCTTCACCGATGCTCGGGGACGTCTCGGAGCGGTGCGGTTGCGGGTGGCGGTCAACGTCCTGGTGGTGGGAGCTGGACTCGCCGTGCTGATGCTGTCCGCCAATCCCACCATCGCCAAGCTCGGCGTTTTGCTGGTGGCCAGCATGGTGACCGCCGGACTCGCGGCCCTCGCCACTTTCGGCGGCGATTAG
- a CDS encoding winged helix-turn-helix domain-containing protein, producing MTCQGEPVGLTPKAFDTLQLLVERRGEVLSKEEMLESLWPGSFVEESNLSQNIYTLRKALGEQRAFIETLPRRGYRFVGPVREGSADAPAAAVPDSLAVLPFTALTDQPEDRYLGLGLADAVITRMTQLQRFVVRPTSAIRPWLERNDGPVAAGQALGVDAVLEGTLQRSGSDIRVTAQLVRVSDGVPLWAETFDGDDASVFELQDSISRRLAGSLVRHWTLQDEERLSRRESTAVPAAFQAYVKGRYYWNKRSGSALTKAIACFREALQHDPAYAAAFSGIADCYGLLPIHGSRPPWECFPQAREAAERALALEPSLAEAHTSRAYVHFFFDRDWSAAEEEFLRALELNSDYPTGYHWYSYYLSAMGRHDEAIDRARRALELDPSSLVINTDLALVYYFARRFEQAEAHASEALELDPAFSYGCFALAHTYQQQGRLDRAVDTFRQGVERSGGSTTMLASWAQALAAAGRQEEAHEVMARLEERGQRSYVDPFHRGLIELAFGHHDRALEQFRAACEDRSRFVVLLGVWPVSDALRQEPGWRDLLGKVGLPAEGAGGFDPEN from the coding sequence TTGACGTGCCAGGGGGAGCCGGTGGGGTTGACCCCGAAGGCCTTCGACACGCTGCAGCTCCTGGTGGAGCGAAGGGGTGAGGTGCTGTCGAAGGAGGAGATGCTGGAGTCGCTCTGGCCGGGGTCCTTTGTCGAGGAATCGAACCTCTCCCAGAACATCTACACCCTGCGCAAGGCCCTCGGCGAGCAGCGCGCCTTCATCGAGACGCTGCCGCGACGGGGCTATCGCTTCGTCGGACCGGTGCGCGAAGGCAGCGCCGATGCGCCGGCGGCGGCAGTGCCCGATTCCCTGGCCGTGCTGCCCTTCACCGCCCTCACGGACCAGCCCGAAGACCGCTACCTCGGCCTCGGTCTGGCGGACGCGGTGATCACCCGCATGACCCAGCTGCAGCGCTTCGTGGTGCGGCCCACCAGCGCCATTCGCCCCTGGCTCGAGCGCAATGATGGACCGGTGGCGGCAGGCCAGGCGCTCGGCGTCGATGCCGTGCTCGAGGGCACCCTGCAGCGCTCCGGCAGCGACATTCGGGTGACCGCCCAACTGGTGCGGGTCAGCGACGGCGTGCCGCTGTGGGCGGAGACCTTCGATGGCGACGACGCCAGCGTCTTCGAGCTGCAGGATTCGATCTCGCGTCGCCTCGCCGGCTCACTGGTGCGGCACTGGACCCTGCAGGACGAGGAGCGCCTGTCGCGGCGCGAGAGCACCGCCGTGCCGGCGGCCTTCCAGGCCTATGTCAAGGGACGCTACTACTGGAACAAGCGCTCCGGCAGCGCCCTCACCAAGGCCATCGCCTGCTTTCGCGAAGCGCTGCAGCACGATCCGGCCTACGCCGCCGCTTTCTCGGGCATCGCCGACTGCTATGGGCTGCTGCCGATTCACGGCAGCCGGCCGCCCTGGGAGTGCTTTCCGCAGGCCCGCGAGGCCGCCGAGCGCGCCCTCGCCCTGGAGCCGTCCCTCGCCGAGGCCCACACCTCCCGCGCCTACGTGCACTTCTTTTTCGACAGGGACTGGTCGGCGGCGGAAGAGGAGTTCCTGCGCGCCCTCGAGCTCAACAGCGACTACCCCACCGGCTACCACTGGTACTCCTACTATCTGAGCGCCATGGGGCGCCACGACGAGGCCATCGACCGCGCCCGACGCGCCCTTGAGCTCGACCCCAGCTCGCTGGTGATCAACACCGACCTGGCGCTGGTCTACTACTTCGCGCGCCGCTTCGAGCAGGCCGAGGCCCACGCCAGCGAGGCCCTCGAGCTCGATCCCGCGTTCTCCTACGGCTGCTTCGCCCTCGCCCACACCTATCAGCAGCAGGGTCGCCTCGACCGCGCTGTCGACACCTTCCGCCAGGGGGTGGAGCGCTCCGGCGGCAGCACCACCATGCTGGCCTCCTGGGCCCAGGCCCTGGCAGCGGCCGGTCGCCAGGAGGAAGCGCACGAGGTGATGGCGCGCCTCGAGGAGCGCGGCCAACGCAGCTACGTGGATCCCTTCCACCGCGGCCTGATCGAGCTCGCCTTCGGGCACCACGATCGCGCCCTCGAACAGTTTCGGGCGGCCTGTGAAGACCGCTCTCGCTTTGTCGTGCTGTTGGGGGTCTGGCCGGTTTCCGACGCCCTGCGCCAGGAGCCGGGCTGGAGGGACTTGCTGGGAAAGGTCGGGCTGCCGGCGGAAGGCGCCGGCGGATTCGATCCGGAAAACTGA